Proteins encoded in a region of the Elaeis guineensis isolate ETL-2024a chromosome 7, EG11, whole genome shotgun sequence genome:
- the LOC105049093 gene encoding uncharacterized protein isoform X2 gives MAVNRRPCFLVAVGFCLLAIWAVRSESRDIRPSEHGLVYQTDPGPPSPEMAAFFHGRPTVALPEARNATDWPWRVAPPGPDRSAGRKRARVALLVAGVVCGVVGVALLAAAAVAYVVHARRSRPGGGPGSGFGVGRRRSSPEVRLGAA, from the coding sequence atggcggTGAATCGGCGTCCGTGCTTCCTTGTCGCCGTGGGCTTCTGCCTTCTCGCGATCTGGGCCGTCCGATCCGAGTCCCGTGACATCCGGCCGTCGGAGCACGGGCTGGTGTACCAGACCGACCCCGGCCCACCGTCCCCGGAGATGGCGGCCTTCTTCCATGGCCGACCCACGGTGGCGCTCCCCGAGGCGCGGAACGCCACCGATTGGCCCTGGCGGGTGGCGCCGCCCGGGCCGGACCGGTCCGCGGGAAGGAAGCGGGCGAGGGTGGCGCTGCTGGTCGCCGGCGTTGTGTGCGGCGTCGTGGGGGTCGCCCTGCTCGCCGCCGCGGCGGTGGCGTACGTAGTCCACGCCCGCCGGTCCAGACCTGGGGGCGGTCCCGGTTCGGGTTTCGGCGTGGGTCGGCGGAGAAGCAGCCCGGAGGTCCGGTTAGGAGCCGCGTGA
- the LOC105049093 gene encoding uncharacterized protein isoform X1: protein MPFKIPQTGSKERIGKRSRSGEEREMAVNRRPCFLVAVGFCLLAIWAVRSESRDIRPSEHGLVYQTDPGPPSPEMAAFFHGRPTVALPEARNATDWPWRVAPPGPDRSAGRKRARVALLVAGVVCGVVGVALLAAAAVAYVVHARRSRPGGGPGSGFGVGRRRSSPEVRLGAA from the exons ATGCCCTTCAAAATTCCACAAACTGGTTCAAAAGAG AGAATTGGAAAGAGGAGTAGAtcgggggaagagagagagatggcggTGAATCGGCGTCCGTGCTTCCTTGTCGCCGTGGGCTTCTGCCTTCTCGCGATCTGGGCCGTCCGATCCGAGTCCCGTGACATCCGGCCGTCGGAGCACGGGCTGGTGTACCAGACCGACCCCGGCCCACCGTCCCCGGAGATGGCGGCCTTCTTCCATGGCCGACCCACGGTGGCGCTCCCCGAGGCGCGGAACGCCACCGATTGGCCCTGGCGGGTGGCGCCGCCCGGGCCGGACCGGTCCGCGGGAAGGAAGCGGGCGAGGGTGGCGCTGCTGGTCGCCGGCGTTGTGTGCGGCGTCGTGGGGGTCGCCCTGCTCGCCGCCGCGGCGGTGGCGTACGTAGTCCACGCCCGCCGGTCCAGACCTGGGGGCGGTCCCGGTTCGGGTTTCGGCGTGGGTCGGCGGAGAAGCAGCCCGGAGGTCCGGTTAGGAGCCGCGTGA